One segment of Chitinispirillales bacterium ANBcel5 DNA contains the following:
- a CDS encoding uracil-DNA glycosylase yields the protein MDRSSLIAKYIAQQLEFGVEELILSHDFEVKRLFNPQEPQVVQKNQKHQVSAEISKSPSNQVLPPSGTQQSAFSKLNKLKPLPQPAKAAEVPLPSKNKQSKREELKELYFKVLQCNSCPLCAGRNKVVFGAGNVEAPLMVVGEAPGGEEDRLGLPFVGAAGELLDKMLGAININRDKDTFITNVLKCRPPSNRSPETAELISCYSILEQQAKIIQPRVYLALGRIAAHTMLNRTEGIAVLRKELHQFMGAPLLVTYHPAALLRQPQYKRSAWEDLQKLQRLLKDDTINANKEQ from the coding sequence ATGGATAGATCGTCTCTGATCGCAAAGTATATAGCACAGCAGCTTGAATTTGGAGTAGAGGAGCTGATACTTTCCCATGATTTCGAGGTTAAGCGTTTATTTAATCCTCAGGAACCTCAAGTAGTTCAAAAAAACCAGAAACATCAGGTTAGTGCAGAAATTTCTAAATCACCCTCAAACCAGGTTTTACCACCCTCAGGCACACAACAGAGTGCTTTTTCTAAACTCAACAAACTTAAACCTTTGCCCCAACCTGCTAAAGCTGCTGAGGTTCCCTTACCTAGTAAAAACAAACAATCCAAACGAGAAGAACTAAAAGAGCTTTATTTTAAGGTCTTGCAATGCAACTCATGCCCTCTGTGCGCCGGACGAAACAAGGTGGTTTTTGGTGCCGGGAATGTAGAGGCTCCTCTTATGGTCGTCGGTGAAGCGCCCGGAGGTGAAGAGGATCGTTTAGGACTTCCCTTTGTCGGTGCTGCAGGAGAGTTATTGGATAAAATGCTTGGTGCGATAAATATTAATAGAGATAAAGATACTTTCATTACCAATGTGCTTAAATGTCGCCCACCATCAAACAGAAGTCCTGAAACAGCAGAGCTTATCTCCTGTTACTCAATTCTTGAACAGCAGGCTAAGATTATTCAGCCCAGGGTCTATCTTGCTCTTGGGAGAATAGCAGCGCATACTATGCTTAACAGAACAGAGGGTATAGCAGTGTTGCGCAAAGAGCTGCATCAATTTATGGGGGCGCCACTGCTGGTAACGTACCATCCAGCAGCACTTCTGAGGCAGCCTCAATATAAAAGAAGCGCCTGGGAAGATCTTCAAAAATTACAGAGATTGTTAAAGGATGATACCATAAATGCCAACAAAGAACAGTAA
- the coaBC gene encoding bifunctional phosphopantothenoylcysteine decarboxylase/phosphopantothenate--cysteine ligase CoaBC yields MATAKRILLGITGGIAAYKTPLLIRLLKKRGCEVKVVVTENAKPLVGTEALRTVSENPVYCDSSAHYDMNHIRLSQWADRFLICPATANSIAKIACGIGDNLLTSLCLSVAEEKIIIAPAMNTVMWSSKATQANILTLKERGVTVLPVGVGELACNKTGPGRMIEIEDVAHYVLSAQKASDIFANKRILISSGPTEEPVDPVRVITNRSSGKMGAAIARAAVLMGAEVVVVTGPASVKPPCGVTVREVKTALEMKEALEEEFTSCDVCIMAAAVSDYRPLSYSDKKLHRKEDGKFSIDMRSNPDITAGLGKLKGNRLLVGFSLESGDNLKRAKEKMNKKNCDMMVYNRVDSSLGAESTKITLLFSDGREEDHELMDKSDAAATILQSIAGSVTGL; encoded by the coding sequence ATGGCTACTGCAAAGAGAATACTTCTCGGTATTACAGGGGGAATCGCAGCCTATAAAACACCTCTGCTTATCCGTCTGCTAAAGAAGCGGGGTTGTGAGGTCAAGGTTGTAGTTACAGAAAATGCCAAGCCTCTGGTAGGTACTGAGGCTCTAAGAACAGTTTCTGAAAACCCGGTTTATTGTGATAGTTCTGCCCATTATGACATGAACCATATACGGTTGTCACAATGGGCAGATCGTTTTTTGATTTGCCCTGCTACCGCAAACAGTATTGCCAAAATAGCATGTGGTATTGGTGACAACCTGCTAACTTCATTGTGCCTTTCTGTTGCTGAAGAAAAAATCATAATTGCCCCTGCTATGAATACGGTCATGTGGAGCAGCAAAGCAACCCAGGCTAATATTTTAACCCTCAAAGAGCGGGGGGTTACTGTTTTGCCTGTTGGGGTTGGAGAGCTGGCTTGTAATAAAACTGGTCCTGGAAGAATGATCGAAATAGAGGATGTGGCTCACTATGTGTTGTCTGCGCAAAAGGCATCAGACATATTTGCTAATAAACGGATCCTTATATCATCGGGACCAACAGAGGAGCCTGTTGATCCGGTGAGGGTTATCACCAATCGCTCTTCAGGCAAAATGGGAGCTGCTATAGCAAGAGCTGCTGTTTTGATGGGAGCGGAAGTGGTGGTGGTCACTGGGCCGGCATCGGTTAAGCCTCCCTGCGGGGTTACAGTCAGAGAGGTGAAAACAGCTCTTGAGATGAAAGAGGCTCTGGAAGAGGAATTTACGAGTTGTGATGTTTGCATCATGGCTGCGGCAGTAAGTGATTATCGCCCTTTAAGTTATTCAGATAAAAAGCTACATAGAAAGGAAGATGGCAAGTTTTCCATAGATATGCGTTCTAATCCTGACATAACAGCTGGGCTGGGCAAGCTTAAGGGTAATCGCCTGTTAGTAGGTTTTTCACTTGAAAGCGGGGATAATCTTAAACGGGCAAAAGAGAAGATGAATAAAAAAAATTGTGATATGATGGTATATAACAGAGTTGACAGTTCACTTGGTGCTGAATCTACAAAGATAACCTTATTGTTCTCCGATGGGCGTGAAGAAGATCACGAGTTGATGGATAAAAGTGATGCAGCTGCGACAATCCTTCAGTCTATAGCGGGTTCTGTGACGGGGCTTTAG
- a CDS encoding ABC transporter ATP-binding protein → MLKIEHLKKHFGNQIVLDDINMEVQKGEILCVIGQSGSGKTVLFRHIIGLIFPDGGCIKLDNEVISSPTTKHSDFDKVRKRFGILFQGAALFDSMNVGENLSFPLREHTSLKEAQIQKMVGESLEMVGLREQFKTKMPSELSGGMRSRVGLARAIIMKPEIMLYDEPTSALDPIMTDKINDLILTLRSKLNMTSIVVTHDISSAYKIADKIAMIHEGKIIFFGSPAEIRRSRNPYIQQFIKGQRKLYYAVEEEEAYSGQISVDKFMSKADIRNKKFQMPVSSEKKNDDNQDKT, encoded by the coding sequence ATGCTGAAAATAGAACATCTTAAAAAGCATTTTGGAAATCAAATTGTTTTAGATGATATAAATATGGAGGTGCAGAAGGGCGAAATACTTTGTGTAATAGGGCAGTCCGGGAGCGGTAAAACCGTTCTTTTTCGTCACATTATTGGTTTGATATTTCCCGATGGTGGCTGTATAAAGCTGGATAATGAAGTTATCTCTTCACCTACTACAAAACATTCTGATTTTGATAAGGTAAGGAAACGATTTGGTATTCTTTTCCAGGGTGCTGCTCTGTTTGACTCTATGAATGTTGGAGAAAACCTCTCATTCCCTCTTAGAGAGCATACTTCTTTAAAGGAGGCTCAAATACAGAAGATGGTTGGTGAGTCTCTTGAAATGGTTGGTCTTAGAGAGCAGTTTAAAACGAAAATGCCTTCTGAGCTTTCGGGTGGAATGCGCAGCAGGGTTGGTCTGGCAAGGGCCATTATAATGAAACCTGAGATTATGCTTTACGATGAGCCAACATCCGCGCTCGATCCCATAATGACCGATAAAATTAACGATCTTATCCTTACTTTACGTTCCAAACTGAATATGACTTCCATAGTTGTTACCCATGATATTAGCTCTGCGTATAAAATAGCAGATAAAATCGCAATGATTCATGAGGGTAAGATTATTTTCTTTGGCTCCCCGGCTGAGATTAGAAGATCGAGAAACCCCTATATTCAACAGTTTATTAAAGGGCAGCGTAAACTCTACTATGCAGTGGAGGAAGAGGAGGCGTATTCAGGCCAAATTAGTGTGGATAAGTTTATGTCAAAAGCTGATATAAGAAATAAAAAATTCCAAATGCCGGTTTCCTCTGAGAAAAAAAATGATGACAATCAGGATAAAACTTAA
- a CDS encoding DNA-directed RNA polymerase subunit omega — protein MSRDLYELEIEKLEKKGISRYKAVLMASQEARFINDQIRLDIIDTKEKPTTLALKRLFEGSVVENQETEIEG, from the coding sequence ATGTCTCGGGACTTGTATGAACTTGAAATTGAAAAACTCGAAAAAAAGGGAATCAGTCGTTATAAAGCGGTGCTTATGGCTTCACAGGAAGCGCGTTTTATCAATGATCAGATTCGCCTTGATATAATCGACACCAAGGAAAAACCTACCACTCTTGCTCTGAAGCGCCTTTTTGAGGGTAGTGTAGTAGAGAATCAGGAAACCGAAATTGAAGGCTGA
- the dnaB gene encoding replicative DNA helicase produces the protein MPTKNSKPSADKSLLVTDRLPPQALDVEKTILGSMLIDSNAAVLALELLNEEDFYSSANQKIFICMRDLFEKSNPIDIITLADALRKKSWLLEIGEEVYLSELVENITTSGNIEYYSNILKEKAILRQLISVAAEITTECFDNEQEPQSILDSAEAKIFNISESRIKNKFESTGQLLPHTFAEIESYSKGGFKGVPTGFKELDDMTTGLQRGDMVIIAGRPSMGKTAFILSLTLNSAMSAKCPTAIFSLEMSKAQLVQRMLCSEARVNMHALRSGTLPKRDFPKLSLAAGPLSEAPIYIDDTPAITVLELRAKARRLKAQHDLQLIIIDYLQLMGSSSRVESRQQEISQISRALKGVAKELDVPVIALSQLSRAVEQRTGNHRPQLSDLRESGAIEQDADVVMFVYRDEVYNKDDENNKGKAEIIVGKQRNGPIGTANLAFVKDFARFENLSERAEEIPGF, from the coding sequence ATGCCAACAAAGAACAGTAAACCTTCTGCTGATAAATCACTTTTGGTTACAGACAGATTGCCACCTCAGGCTCTGGATGTTGAGAAGACAATTCTTGGTTCAATGCTCATTGATTCCAATGCTGCAGTACTTGCCCTTGAGCTTCTCAATGAAGAAGATTTTTACTCTTCAGCAAACCAGAAGATTTTTATTTGTATGCGTGATCTTTTTGAGAAGAGTAATCCAATCGATATCATTACCCTGGCAGACGCGCTGAGGAAGAAAAGTTGGTTGTTGGAAATAGGGGAGGAAGTATATCTCAGTGAACTGGTAGAAAATATTACTACATCGGGTAATATTGAATACTATTCTAATATTCTTAAAGAAAAAGCAATACTTCGTCAATTGATATCGGTGGCAGCAGAAATAACTACAGAGTGTTTTGATAATGAACAGGAACCTCAGTCTATACTCGATTCCGCAGAAGCAAAGATATTTAACATTTCAGAATCAAGGATTAAAAATAAATTTGAATCCACCGGACAACTGCTTCCTCATACTTTTGCAGAGATAGAGTCCTATTCTAAAGGAGGATTTAAAGGGGTACCAACCGGATTTAAGGAACTGGACGACATGACCACCGGGCTTCAGCGGGGAGATATGGTGATTATTGCCGGAAGACCCTCAATGGGTAAAACCGCCTTTATTCTGTCTTTAACTTTAAATTCTGCAATGTCAGCCAAATGTCCTACAGCGATATTCTCTCTTGAAATGTCCAAAGCACAGCTTGTTCAGCGAATGCTTTGTTCTGAGGCCAGGGTGAATATGCACGCCCTTAGAAGTGGTACTCTTCCCAAGAGAGATTTTCCGAAACTCAGTCTTGCTGCAGGTCCCTTATCTGAAGCACCGATCTATATAGACGATACTCCTGCTATCACAGTTCTTGAGTTACGGGCCAAAGCCAGGCGACTGAAAGCACAGCATGATCTGCAACTTATCATTATCGACTACCTTCAGCTTATGGGCTCTTCTAGTCGTGTTGAGAGTCGTCAGCAGGAGATATCTCAGATCAGCCGGGCACTTAAAGGGGTGGCTAAAGAGCTTGATGTGCCGGTGATCGCTCTTTCTCAGCTCTCCCGTGCGGTAGAACAGCGTACCGGAAATCACAGGCCTCAACTCTCTGATCTAAGAGAATCCGGGGCAATTGAGCAGGATGCCGATGTTGTTATGTTCGTTTATCGTGATGAAGTGTATAATAAAGATGATGAGAACAACAAAGGAAAGGCAGAGATCATAGTAGGAAAACAGAGAAACGGACCTATTGGTACTGCCAACCTTGCATTTGTTAAAGATTTTGCACGCTTTGAAAACCTTTCAGAACGTGCAGAGGAGATACCCGGGTTTTGA
- a CDS encoding DUF3618 domain-containing protein, whose amino-acid sequence MDNQEKKIGGNGHVAIHQWDPVDETGKHKGSEEIEHDIDETRHSMDILMEALEGRFRPQSVVDRVLDYFGKPENRSRAKKGLSNVKDSFAESFRRNPLPVMMMATGATWALWENQKKGEEGEQKEFGKYKEKGHKKAGGGEKITEGKEKLKSETGQIREKITQKEGEAEQKADEFSSKVSESVQQTGEKTSDFVHENPLISGAIAMVAGLVAGAALPRLEKEKEVVGEKPQEIKQKIKDTGEQKILQAEDRFKGDVEKYNEEKKGELQKDVISGEPAQLRAEEKRSTTAGKNKPGPSSTNP is encoded by the coding sequence ATGGATAACCAGGAAAAGAAAATAGGGGGTAATGGTCATGTGGCTATTCATCAATGGGATCCGGTAGACGAGACGGGCAAACATAAGGGTTCTGAGGAGATAGAGCATGACATAGATGAAACTCGTCATTCGATGGATATATTGATGGAAGCGCTGGAGGGACGATTTCGTCCTCAATCTGTTGTGGACAGGGTACTGGATTACTTTGGAAAACCCGAAAACAGGTCGAGAGCAAAAAAAGGGTTATCAAATGTTAAAGATTCATTTGCCGAATCCTTTAGGAGAAATCCTTTACCTGTAATGATGATGGCAACCGGTGCAACGTGGGCACTATGGGAAAATCAGAAAAAAGGTGAGGAGGGAGAACAAAAGGAGTTTGGTAAATATAAAGAAAAAGGGCATAAAAAAGCCGGTGGTGGTGAAAAAATCACTGAAGGAAAAGAGAAGCTGAAATCCGAAACTGGGCAGATTCGTGAAAAAATAACCCAAAAGGAGGGGGAGGCTGAACAAAAAGCTGATGAATTCTCTTCAAAGGTTTCGGAGTCAGTGCAACAGACAGGAGAGAAGACAAGTGATTTTGTACATGAAAACCCTCTGATTTCCGGGGCAATTGCCATGGTTGCAGGGCTGGTGGCTGGTGCAGCCTTACCTCGCTTAGAAAAAGAGAAGGAAGTTGTAGGGGAAAAACCACAGGAGATTAAGCAGAAGATAAAAGACACTGGTGAGCAAAAGATTTTGCAGGCAGAAGATAGATTTAAAGGCGATGTAGAAAAGTACAATGAAGAAAAAAAGGGCGAGCTTCAGAAAGATGTCATCTCTGGAGAACCTGCACAATTGCGAGCAGAAGAGAAGAGAAGCACTACGGCTGGGAAAAATAAACCCGGTCCCTCTTCTACTAACCCCTGA
- a CDS encoding ABC transporter permease yields MNVVVSVIALFGSFLIGIAEKIGDFFRNVQKFSVLVYQTFTRAYLLYKNPGITIEHMYTLGVESFPLVSVIALFLGSATVAQAVYQMGGLIPLRYLGVLVCKSIVTELGPVITAMVVAGRVSTSIAAEVASMKSSEQLDAMNVLRLDPIRYLIVPKTVACVVMLPVLVIWANFLAIIGATFTVALSVDMTVYSFLSGLRLFFDPMDVYVGVAKTMVFGAIIALTGSHFGFQSKGGAEGVGNATTKSVVVAAVLILVFDFIIALLAL; encoded by the coding sequence TTGAACGTAGTAGTTTCAGTTATTGCCCTGTTTGGATCATTTTTAATTGGTATTGCAGAAAAGATCGGGGATTTTTTTCGCAATGTACAAAAATTTTCCGTTCTTGTTTATCAGACATTTACACGGGCTTATCTTCTTTATAAAAATCCAGGGATTACAATTGAGCACATGTATACCCTGGGGGTGGAATCGTTTCCACTGGTTTCGGTAATTGCGCTGTTTTTAGGATCTGCCACAGTTGCACAAGCTGTTTATCAGATGGGGGGACTTATACCACTGAGATATTTGGGTGTTTTGGTATGCAAAAGTATCGTAACTGAGCTTGGGCCTGTCATTACGGCGATGGTAGTAGCGGGAAGGGTTTCAACCAGTATTGCTGCTGAGGTGGCTTCGATGAAAAGCAGTGAGCAACTGGATGCTATGAATGTGCTTAGGCTCGATCCAATACGCTATCTTATTGTTCCCAAAACTGTAGCGTGTGTAGTTATGCTCCCGGTGCTTGTGATATGGGCTAATTTTCTGGCCATAATTGGAGCTACCTTTACTGTAGCTTTGAGTGTGGATATGACCGTGTATAGTTTTTTAAGTGGTTTGAGGCTTTTCTTCGATCCTATGGATGTATATGTAGGTGTTGCAAAAACTATGGTATTTGGAGCAATAATTGCGTTAACCGGATCACATTTTGGTTTTCAGTCAAAAGGTGGCGCTGAAGGGGTGGGAAACGCGACCACCAAATCTGTTGTAGTAGCCGCTGTTTTGATTTTAGTATTTGACTTTATTATCGCGCTTCTGGCATTATAG
- the ybeY gene encoding rRNA maturation RNase YbeY produces MGDCPSLEIIHDYKQLPSQEMALQEMACLIYEGENVSPKQTVSLILCSDYIIKRLNRDYRKQDKATDVLSFRFNEPDFLGEIYISLQRTSLQARRYGLSYEQELLRLFVHGMFHLLGYDHQDSAQRQEMESKERKYFDV; encoded by the coding sequence ATGGGTGACTGCCCTTCATTAGAAATTATCCATGATTATAAACAACTCCCATCACAGGAGATGGCCCTGCAGGAGATGGCCTGTTTAATCTATGAGGGGGAAAATGTTTCGCCCAAACAAACTGTTTCACTTATCTTGTGCTCAGATTATATAATAAAAAGACTAAACCGAGATTACCGAAAGCAGGATAAGGCAACAGATGTGTTGTCTTTCAGGTTTAATGAACCAGATTTTCTTGGAGAGATATACATTTCCTTACAAAGAACCAGTCTTCAGGCCCGCCGCTACGGGCTAAGTTACGAACAGGAGTTGCTGAGGCTTTTTGTACATGGTATGTTCCATCTCCTTGGCTATGATCACCAGGATTCTGCTCAACGACAGGAGATGGAATCCAAAGAACGGAAGTATTTTGACGTTTAG
- a CDS encoding YicC family protein yields MPIRSMTGFGLAEGETPSGTYRVEIRGVNNRFLEMQIRQPRFAANLEQKIKKEITSVVSRGSVTVLISCDREDEDTKLTYDKSSVENYVRIFREVKDVYELAGEVSLSDLLQFSDFIKTESVEHNDEELWKHLRPVLLKSIASFQQTREAEAAYMVKDLKKILDEIAQIVEKVETRAPQRIPEYADALNNRIDKMLSTSVEPQRIAAEVAIMADRIDISEECTRMRAHIKKFSEDFELNEPVGKRMGFLLQEMNREANTIGSKSNDTEISHYSVSLKENIEKIREQIQNIE; encoded by the coding sequence ATGCCCATTCGTAGTATGACTGGCTTCGGGCTTGCCGAAGGCGAAACACCATCAGGAACCTATAGGGTCGAAATCAGAGGTGTAAATAATCGCTTTCTTGAGATGCAGATTCGACAACCCAGATTTGCCGCAAATCTTGAACAAAAGATCAAAAAAGAGATTACATCGGTAGTAAGCAGAGGTAGTGTAACCGTTCTTATCTCTTGTGACAGAGAAGATGAGGACACAAAGCTCACCTATGATAAGAGTTCGGTGGAAAATTATGTAAGAATATTTCGCGAAGTTAAAGATGTTTATGAGCTTGCAGGTGAGGTGTCACTAAGCGATTTGCTTCAATTTAGTGATTTTATCAAAACCGAATCTGTTGAACATAATGATGAGGAGCTTTGGAAGCATTTAAGACCGGTACTGTTAAAGTCGATAGCTTCTTTTCAGCAGACCCGGGAAGCTGAAGCTGCATACATGGTTAAAGATCTTAAAAAGATTTTAGATGAAATTGCTCAGATTGTGGAGAAGGTTGAAACAAGGGCTCCGCAGAGAATACCGGAGTATGCCGATGCACTCAATAATCGCATAGATAAAATGCTTTCTACCTCTGTAGAACCACAGCGAATTGCTGCTGAGGTGGCGATTATGGCAGATAGAATAGATATTAGTGAAGAGTGCACCAGGATGCGTGCTCATATAAAAAAGTTTAGCGAAGACTTTGAACTCAATGAACCAGTGGGGAAAAGAATGGGGTTTCTTCTTCAGGAAATGAACAGAGAAGCCAATACAATAGGGTCAAAATCCAATGATACCGAAATCTCTCACTATTCTGTGAGCTTAAAAGAAAATATCGAAAAAATTAGAGAACAAATTCAGAATATTGAATAA
- the radA gene encoding DNA repair protein RadA has translation MKSKKIKTAYVCNSCGQDYSKWHGRCESCGLWDSITEIKVNKRVPSGGFSLSEQNSTVKLLSDCDSISHSRYKSSFSDIDMVLGGGLVEGGFVLLGGDPGIGKSTLLLQIMSCWAEDGKSVLYVTGEESAQQVALRARRLEVQNASIKVFAETNIESMIQTFQKQKPQIVVIDSIQTAFTETLESAPGSVSQIRECGAMLLRFAKTEQVSIILVGHVTKEGAIAGPRVLEHMVDTVLQFEGEGVYNYRILRAVKNRFGPAGEIAFFSMTDKGLKEERNASEFFMLKRERPQAGTSVTPLLEGSRVIAVELQALVNRSHFGLPQRVASGINQRKLSLLIAVMEKYGGLVLGDHDVFFNVAGGLSVHEPAADLGVVAALYSSFRNLPIKHDLAFIGELGLGGEVRSVNNMAIRLKELARMGFKECAVTKPVGKADWYEQCKSILSLIPCKTVSDIADIIC, from the coding sequence GTGAAGAGTAAAAAGATAAAAACTGCTTATGTATGTAATTCCTGCGGTCAGGATTATTCCAAGTGGCATGGCAGGTGTGAAAGCTGTGGGCTATGGGATAGCATTACAGAAATTAAAGTGAACAAAAGAGTACCATCGGGTGGTTTTTCTCTTTCTGAACAAAACAGCACTGTCAAATTACTGAGTGATTGTGATTCAATATCACACAGTAGATATAAAAGCTCCTTTAGTGATATAGATATGGTACTTGGAGGGGGGCTTGTGGAGGGTGGATTTGTGCTTCTGGGAGGGGACCCGGGGATTGGAAAATCTACCCTGTTACTTCAGATAATGTCTTGTTGGGCAGAAGATGGTAAAAGTGTACTGTATGTAACCGGGGAAGAATCTGCTCAACAGGTAGCGTTGCGTGCCAGAAGGCTTGAAGTACAAAATGCCTCTATTAAAGTGTTTGCCGAAACAAATATTGAATCGATGATTCAAACGTTTCAGAAGCAAAAGCCTCAGATTGTAGTAATCGACTCTATTCAAACTGCCTTTACAGAAACTCTGGAGAGCGCGCCAGGAAGCGTTTCACAAATAAGAGAATGTGGTGCTATGCTTCTTCGATTCGCCAAAACTGAACAGGTAAGTATAATCTTAGTAGGGCATGTTACAAAAGAGGGGGCGATTGCAGGGCCAAGGGTTTTAGAGCATATGGTCGATACTGTTCTGCAGTTTGAAGGTGAAGGGGTTTATAATTATCGCATTTTAAGGGCTGTTAAAAATAGATTTGGTCCGGCAGGTGAGATTGCTTTCTTCTCTATGACTGATAAGGGATTAAAAGAAGAGAGAAACGCATCTGAGTTTTTCATGTTAAAGCGTGAAAGACCACAGGCTGGTACTTCTGTTACACCGTTACTTGAGGGCTCAAGGGTTATTGCTGTTGAGCTTCAGGCCCTTGTTAACAGATCTCACTTTGGATTACCCCAACGAGTAGCGTCGGGTATAAATCAAAGAAAACTTTCTTTGCTGATCGCTGTTATGGAAAAGTATGGTGGTTTGGTGCTTGGAGATCATGATGTTTTTTTCAATGTTGCCGGAGGGTTAAGTGTACATGAACCGGCTGCCGATTTGGGGGTTGTGGCTGCACTGTATTCATCGTTTCGCAATCTGCCCATAAAACATGATTTAGCTTTTATTGGGGAACTTGGATTGGGTGGTGAGGTAAGATCAGTAAACAATATGGCTATTCGTCTTAAGGAGCTGGCAAGAATGGGTTTTAAGGAGTGTGCGGTGACCAAACCGGTAGGTAAAGCTGACTGGTACGAACAATGCAAAAGCATCCTGTCACTTATACCCTGCAAAACAGTTTCTGATATTGCAGATATCATCTGCTGA
- a CDS encoding hemolysin family protein, translating into MDYGPSGLFYIVGLILSFLFSAFFSTVKIVFSSVNRNITADDEYLRYYTSKITDIIENKNLFSGIVAFGKTTANIAFAYFSLSYFGLIAPQMTMFQHWAISFLFSIVFLNLFAHHIPRALAFKSFRSYIAPSYYIYRITGWFFIPFVTFFLLIYKLLLKLLKYDEKLFFLTDQEKARMSATGEVDEALNEEEKEMIRSIFDLSETTVDEIMVPRIDMKGLDISSDMHSVLKIIREEGHSRIPVFKETIDNIVGLIYAKDILSWLSENRIEDFSMASMVKKAHFVPMGKKVNDLMRVFKVKHIHLAIVVDEYGGTAGMVTMEDILEEIVGDIQDEYDVEEREIIQISQNTFLVDPHIDLDDLSEELRVPLEQEGVDYNTLGGLVYHEIGDVPQENAQFDFSGLHFTVVKMDNQRIEKVKVELLQKPEQGTTDTF; encoded by the coding sequence TTGGATTATGGTCCATCCGGACTGTTCTACATAGTAGGATTGATCCTAAGTTTCTTATTTTCAGCTTTTTTTTCGACTGTAAAAATCGTCTTTTCGTCAGTAAACAGAAACATTACAGCTGATGATGAATACCTGCGCTATTATACTTCAAAAATAACCGATATAATCGAAAATAAAAATTTATTCAGCGGAATTGTAGCGTTTGGAAAAACAACTGCCAATATTGCTTTTGCTTACTTTTCTTTGTCTTACTTTGGGTTAATCGCACCCCAAATGACAATGTTTCAACACTGGGCAATTTCGTTTCTTTTTTCAATCGTTTTTCTTAATCTCTTTGCGCACCACATACCAAGAGCACTGGCATTTAAATCTTTCCGAAGCTATATCGCTCCATCATACTATATCTATCGGATAACAGGATGGTTTTTTATTCCTTTTGTAACATTTTTCCTTCTTATATACAAACTTTTACTTAAACTCCTTAAGTATGATGAAAAGCTCTTTTTCCTTACTGATCAGGAAAAGGCAAGAATGAGTGCTACCGGTGAGGTTGATGAAGCTCTTAATGAAGAGGAAAAGGAGATGATAAGGAGCATTTTTGATCTCAGTGAGACCACAGTTGATGAAATAATGGTACCCAGAATTGATATGAAAGGCCTCGACATCTCTTCGGATATGCACTCAGTACTGAAAATTATCAGAGAAGAGGGGCACTCAAGAATTCCGGTATTTAAAGAAACTATAGACAACATTGTGGGCCTGATCTATGCCAAAGACATCCTAAGCTGGTTGTCTGAAAACCGTATTGAAGATTTTTCTATGGCTTCCATGGTCAAAAAAGCCCATTTTGTGCCTATGGGTAAAAAGGTAAATGATCTCATGCGGGTATTTAAAGTAAAACATATCCATCTTGCTATTGTTGTCGATGAGTATGGTGGAACCGCAGGGATGGTAACCATGGAGGATATCCTGGAGGAGATTGTGGGGGATATTCAGGATGAGTACGACGTGGAAGAGAGAGAGATTATTCAGATATCCCAGAATACATTTTTGGTTGATCCACATATAGACCTTGACGACCTTAGTGAGGAGCTTAGAGTTCCTTTGGAACAGGAAGGTGTAGATTACAACACCCTCGGAGGTCTTGTTTATCACGAAATAGGCGACGTTCCACAGGAGAATGCACAATTTGATTTTTCGGGACTACATTTTACCGTGGTAAAAATGGATAATCAACGAATTGAAAAGGTTAAAGTGGAACTTCTTCAAAAACCTGAGCAAGGAACTACAGATACATTTTAA